The sequence below is a genomic window from Synechococcus sp. PCC 7335.
AAGCGCCCATTCAAAGCTCATCTGCACGAGGATGAGCTAGAAGTCATCGAATAGCGTAAGTAGCTTAGTCTATGAAGACTGCTGGCTAGGTCGAATTAGGATATCGTTCACCTCAACGTGCTGGGGCTGCTGAAGGATATAGATGACCGATTTCGCGATATCGGCTGCCTGTAGCACAGAAAACTGGCCGTAGGTCTCCTGTGCTTTTTCTGCACTTTGATGATACTTCTCGGCAAATTCGGTCTCTACGATACCAGGACTCACCGAGGAGATGCGGATATTGCTTTGCGCGGCCCGCAGCTCTCGTCTAAGGGTTTCGCTCAAAGATCGAACAGCAAATTTGGTCGCGGAATAGATTCCGGTAATCGCAGGTACCCGATGCCCAGACATAGAGCTGATATTTACGATATGCCCAGAGTCTGCAGCTTTCATCCGCTGCACCGCCTCACGAGTACAGATACACAGTGCTAGCACATTCACTTCTAGCATCTCTCTCCAGGCATCGGTGCGACCTGTCATCAAAGATTCTTTGTGACCTAGTCCAGCATTGTTTATCAAGGCATCTAACCGTCCAAATTGCTCGTCGATAGTAGTGAAGAAGCTGAGTATTTGAGCTTCGTCTCGTAGATCAACTGCTTGGATGAGCACCTTGCTGCCATTGGCTTCTAGGCTCTTGGCTAGAGTGACAAGGCGCTCATGGCGACGGGCACACAAGGCGAGGTCATACCCTGCTTTTGACAGATGCTGTGCGATCGCTAGCCCAATGCCGCTAGATGCGCCAGTGACAACGGCAACCGGTCTTTGCTGAGTTTTTATCATCGTGAGACGGAAGGAAGTGCTAAATTATATGAGAAGATTATTACAACCTTTTAAGCAACTTTTTTTTGGAGAGGGCAAAATGGATATCCGCATCGCGCTTGTACTATCACCCTTGCTCATCGCCGCAGGCTGGGCTGGCTTTAACATCTTTCGTGCTGCTCTAGGGCAGGTTCAAGACCTACTGAACAAAAACAACGCCGTGTAAAATTTTGTTAGCGAGTTCTTTGTCATTAGTTAAGTTCGAGTCATCAAGTTTCAATTATCTGATTTGAGTTGCTGGTCTTAGGCCTCTAGTCTTAGATCTCTATATCTTAAGTACTAGTTAGCTTTAGCCACATTGCTCTAGCCATACCTTCTAGCAGCTCAATTTCGGAAAAGTCCGACCAAAAAGCCAACCTCACTGAAGAGGTTGGTTTTCTTTTGGCGGATGATTTTTGTCGTTTCTGCTATCAGCTATGCGTTTGGAAGTGCGTCTAGACGCTCTCGTACTCTTCAAATCTCAGCTGCTTCAATGCGGGCATGAGCTGGTCGAATGCAATGCCGCGATGGCTGAATCGTTCCTTTTCTGCATCGCTCATCTGTGCGAATGTTTTGCCTCGAGTCGTAACAAAGAAGATCGGATCGTATCCAAATCCGGCTGCTCCTTGTCCAGCTGTTAGTATTGAGCCTGGGCAACGGCCCTGTGTTTCTAGCACAATGGTGCCATCAGGCTTAGAGAGCGCGATCGCACAAACGAACTCAGCGCTTCTATCGGTCTCGTCTCCTAGCTCTTTTAGCACCCGATTGATTCGACTGGCATCACTATCTCCATAGCGAGAGGAGTACACACCCGGCGCACCACCTAAGGCCGCGACACATAGCCCAGAATCATCGGCAATTGCCCAGCTACTGGTGGCGATCGCCACTTCCGACGCTTTCAACCTGGCATTCTCAATAAAGGTTGCTCCAGTTTCTTGCACTTCAATTTCTTCAGGCTTTAGTGCTAGCGTCCAATCCAATTCTTTTAGATAGTCTTTTAGCTCAGCTAGCTTACCTGGATTTCCTGTGGCAACGACAACAGTAGTCATAAGATCTTTTAGCTCCAGTGACTTAGCTAGCTTAGACACACCGGCTTAGACATACCTGGTCACTGCGTTCTCCCAAATTTGTTGTATATGTGCTTAGAATGATGTGCTTAGAATTTAGAGAAAGCACTGATAATCGTCTTAACAATCAATATACTCCAAGCGGAGGGGACGATCGAAAACGACTGGGGTCAATTGGGGTTGGGAGTTTATGTATGGCTAATCGACAAACTCGAGTGAGAGTGACCAGTTCTGTTAATAGGTTTGCAAACGATTTTAAGCAATTTCTACTACGCGGTAATGTCGTTGAGCTTGCTGTTGCGGTCGTTTTGGGAGCAGCATTCAACGCTATTGTGACTTCTCTTGTGCAAGACATTATTACCCCTGTACTCTTGCAACCTGCACTAAGATCTGCAGGCGTTGATGATATTGCGCTTTTGTCCGCAGGCGGAGTTAAATACGGCGTTTTTCTGGCCGCAGTCATAAATTTTATCGTTGTTGGCCTTGTACTCTTTTTAGTAGTCCGTACGTTTGCACGCTTTAGCCGCACTGAAGAAGCCGCGATTGAACCTACACCTACGCCCACCGAGAAGTTAGACATCACCATACAGCATCTAACCGAAACGCTAGAGCGCAAACTCTAAACAACCCTCAAACTACAGAGAAGCCCAGGATCTGGTGTAGGTTGCTCTTGCTATCACCTCTATGGCCCAGATTTCTATGGTCTAGCTCCATTGACATCTGGTTTTCTCTACTACGCAACTGGCATAAAGTTGTCTATAACTAAAAGAACAGTAGTAGTCTCTATTCATACTATGGCCGACCTTTACGCTAGCGAGGAAGCTCAGCAGATCTTGCAAATTGCGATCGCTAAAGAAACTGAATCTGGCGAACTTACTCGCCTACAGCTTTCTGAAATTGCTGCAGAACTCAACATTGCTCCGGAAACGCTATGGTCAGCGGAAAAAGAATGGTTAGCTCTTAAGAGTGACTCTGCTCAGCAGCTGATATTCAACCAGCAGCGACGGCAAAACTTTCAACATCACCTCATCCGTTATGGCGTCGTCAATAGCTTCTTATTGCTCCTCAACATTTCAGTATCAGGTGGCATTGGATTCGCAGCCTTCTTTATCCTGACATGGGGAATAGGACTAGCTTTGCATGGCTTACGGGCGTATCAATCGTCCGGTTATCGTTACCAGAAGGACTTCAAAAGCTGGCAACGACGCCAACAGGTAAAACAGTCTGTAATAGGTATCTTTGAGCGCTTCATGAATACTTAGAAAGAGTAGCTACAACTCACACCAAAAAGCCCCCGGTACACCGTACCGGGGGCTTTTCATCAACTATGAAGTTGCTTTATCAAAGAATAATCAAATGACTATGCGTTGATAGAAGGAGCAGTCAAAGCAACAGGAGCTGCTTCACCAGCGGCCAAATCGAGCGGGAAGTTGTGAGCATTGCGCTCGTGCATTACTTCCATACCCAAGTTAGCTCGGTTCAATACATCCGCCCAGCTACCAATCACACGACCCTGTGAGTCAATGATCGACTGGTTGAAGTTGAACCCGTTCAGGTTGAACGCCATAGTAGAAATACCTAGCGCTGTGAACCAGATGCCAACGACTGGCCATGCACCCAATAGGAAGTGGAGGCTACGGCTGTTGTTGAAACTTGCGTATTGGAAGATAAGACGACCGAAGTAGCCGTGCGCTGCAACGATGTTGTACGTCTCTTCTTCCTGTCCGAACTTGTAGCCGTAGTTCTGTGACTCAGTTTCTGTAGTCTCACGTACCAAGGAAGAAGTTACCAAGGAACCGTGCATTGCACTGAACAAAGAACCACCGAATACACCCGCTACACCCAACATGTGGAAGGGATGCATCAAGATGTTGTGCTCTGCTTGGAACACCAACATGAAGTTGAAGGTACCAGAGATACCCAACGGCATGCCGTCAGAGAACGAACCCTGACCCAAGGGGTAGATTAAGAATACTGCAGTTGCCGCTGCGACGGGCGCAGAATAAGCAACACAGATCCACGGACGCATACCCAACCGGTAGGATAGCTCCCACTCACGACCCATGTAGCAGAAGACGCCGATGAGGAAGTGGAAGATAACCAACTGGTAAGGACCGCCGTTGTAGAGCCACTCATCTAGAGAAGCTGCTTCCCAGATAGGGTAGAAGTGCAGACCGATCGCGTTAGATGAAGGCACAACCGCACCAGAGATGATGTTGTTGCCGTACATCAGTGAACCAGCCACCGGCTCACGGATACCGTCGATATCGACGGGAGGGGCTGCGATGAACGCAATTACGAAACAGGCAGTGGCAGCAAGCAAAGTCGGGATCATCAACACGCCGAACCAACCTACATAGAGGCGGTTCTCGGTGCTGGTAACCCACTGACAGAACTGCTCCCACAAGCTAGCGCTTTGGCGCTGTTGTAGAGTAGTAGTCATTATTATTCCGAGTAGTTAGGTACGTATGGGCTGAGCGCTTCAAAAAGAAAGCGGTGTTCTCAACCGATATAACTATCATAACCGATGTAACAAAATATTACAAGTCCTTCAGCTCTTCTACAGAAATACTCAGCTATTGTTGTGGCCATTTACTTAGGATGATCGCATAGCACTCATGGCGCTCTTCCAAGCCATCTCTTTACGTAATACCTGCAAAGCTTTTTGTTCTGCGCCCGAGAAAAGTTCTGTAGCAATCAGCTCACTAAGTACTTGCTGGGTAAGCTGAGGCGCAAATGCTCCACCGGAACGTAGCAGGTGACCGTAGTAAGAGAACTGAGGTCTACCATCGGCTGAACGGTGGAAATTGTGGATCTCATCAATGCTCATTTGTGAAACGGGTGTGTTCGCCGGAATGACAACCCGTGGTATGCCGTGTAGTCCATAGTTTGTCCTGGTAGTGCCTTTTTGAAGACTGCCTACTAAGGCGACATTCAGGAGGATACAGGTATCTTGAATCAGATCAGGAGTGAAAACAGGGTCTGGGGCACTCGTTAGTCTAGGTCCGCTGCTTAGAAAAGACGAGTTGAACAGCTGAGAGTCGTAGATAATTCCTACTGCCCAGTGGCGCGAACTCTCAAACTTTACAAATTGCCCAAATCCATAGTCTTCAATCTGTGGCGGACTATCGACATCGTTAGATGTGTCGAGTTGAACAACATAGTCGCAGTGGGAGTTAGACTTAACGACTTTGCCAAGCTGACAGTCGGTGAATTCGGAGGAAGGGGAAGTGGGAGAAAGCATAGCTAGCGGTGCTCAAACAGTACATAGCTGATGGGCTAAGACTAGCTTAAGTAGGCGTACGAGTGTATCAACTTCACAAAAGGATTCGTTTTAGCTCTATATGCATTAACGGTTCTATCTATCGCGAAGGCGTAGAGCTAAGCGGCGAACACGATGGGTGTATTCGAAGAGGAGTGTATTCGGAGGTGAAAGTAATAAAAAAGTAGGAACAGGATTAGTTGCCTGTTCCTACTTTTTGATAGGCTGCTTTTTCTGATAAGTCTATGCGGACATTGCTTGAATGATGTAGTCGAAGTAAGGAGTCGCTTCAGCAGCATCTTCCTCATTCATCAATGATAGCGATGCATTCTTCAGGCAACGGATTGCTTCTACCATTCCAGGTACAGGCACATCTAGGGCGTTATACATCTCACGAACGCCGATTAAACCTATACTTTCAATCGGTTCCTTATCGCCAGCGAGAACGCTGTAAGTGATTAGCCGCAGATACCAACCATAGTCACGTAGACACAGGGCACGCTGCTTTTGGCCATAGGCATTGCCACCTTTAGCAATGAAGTCAGGGCGTAGCTTCCAAAGAGCTCCGCTAGCTTGCTCCACGATTTTCTTCTCATTATCCGCTAGGATCTGAGCAATCCGCATCCGCTGATCGCCGGTCTTCAAGAAATTTTCAATACCTTTGAGCTCGCCGCTCGTCGGGTAGCGCAGCTCGTCATCTGCATTAAGGATTACTTGGCTGACAACAGACATAGTTTTTAGGGGTGCGATAACTCTGTATTTATATTGACAGTTTAACGACTCTTAGGCGAACAAGAAAAGCATTGATAGTCTCTTCTTAGGTATTTTTTTCGCTGAAAATAAAGCGAAACACCGCTATTAGCTCCCTGAGAATAGGTTTAAGAAATATTACGTTGGCGTTTGAATAAGTTTAATTTGGCCTCAAGCAAGCGCTCTAGAACTAAGGCGTGGTCAAGTAGTGCCTACTAAAGGTTGCCAATAAGCGATACTAGTGGGCTGACAATTTCAGCTTTCGACTCCTGTGAGCGTCCCAACCCTTTTGAGTTTTTCGCTGTCAATGTATTTGTTGCCAAAGTAATTGCTATGTCTCCAACCTCTCCTTTCGAATCTAAACCCAATGCCCAACCTAGTGCTGGAGGCAAAGTATCCGCGCCTAATCCCTGGGAAGCCGCTGGCGAGAAGCCAAAGTGGCGGCAGGGTGAAACTTTGAAGGTTACTATCACCGATTTAAGTAATAGTGGGGATGGTGTAGGTCGATGGGAAGACCGAGTTGTGTTTGTGCCCAACACAGCCCCAGGGGACGAGATGCTCGTTAAGCTGACTAAAGCTAAACCCACTCATGGTTTTGGTAAACCAGCGGGTATAGTTAGTCCTTCGCCTAAACGGGTCCGTCCGGCTTGTATCGTTGCGGATAAATGTGGTGGCTGTCAGTGGCAGCAGGTGAACTATGAAGAGCAACTAGCCGCGAAGCACCGCCTAGTGGTAGATGCGCTAGCTCGAATTGGCAAACTCTCGAATGTGCGCGTTGATCCGGTTCTTGCTGCCGAGGAGCAGCTGGGGTATCGAAACAAGGCAACGTATCCCCTAGGTTTGTCACCGACGAAGGATGTTAAGGCTGGCTACTATCAGAAAGGATCTCATCGACTGGTCAACCTAAATCAGTGTCCGGTTCAAGATGAGCGGCTTGATCCGCTCTTAGCGGCAGTGAAAAAGGATATTCAGGCTCGTGAATGGAAAATCTACGACGAGCGATCGCACAAGGGACATATCAAGCACTTAGCGTTAAGGATAGGTCGCCGTACCGGTCAGATCTTGGTTACATTGGTTAGCCGCTCGACCAAGCTCAAAGGTATTCACGAACAGGCTCAGCAGTGGATGGAGAGATATCCAGAGGTAGTCGGTGTACTGGTGAACTTAAACTGGAAGAAAACAAACGCTATTTTTGGCCCAGAAACATTTTTGATTGCCGGATCATCCTATCTAGAAGAGAAATTTGCCAACCTAACGTTTCATATTCAACCTGCAACCTTCTTCCAGGTCAATACTACTCAAGCGGAGCGACTGCTAGATGAGATTCAGACTGAGCTAGCTCTAACTGGAGATGAAGTTATTGTCGATGCTTACTGCGGTGTTGGTACCTTTACGCTACCTTTAGCGCGACAGGTAAAACAGTGTATCGGTCTAGAGTCGTCTACTGAATCAGTGGTACAGGCACAAGAGAATGCTGCTCTAAACGGCATTGAAAATGTAGGGTTCAGAATTGGTGATGTAGCAGCGCTACTGCCTGATCTAGATGTCAAACCAGATATTCTGTTGCTAGATCCGCCTCGTAAAGGATGTGAGCTAGCGGTTCTAGAATCGATTGTGGCGATCAAGCCTAAGCGCATTGTGTATGTGAGCTGTAATCCCGCAACATTAGCGCGCGATTTGCGAGTATTGTCTGAAACTGGAGGCTATCGAGTGACGAGAGTTCAGCCTGCAGACTTTTTTCCTCAAACTGCTCACGTAGAATGCGCCGTCTTTTTGGAAGCCTAGCCTGTTAGTTTATTTAGACTACGTTGCGTGCGAGGAGTGAGCCATGAAATTTAGTCAGATTGTTGCAGCGCTAGGCGATCAGGTGACGACGTCAAGCTTAGATAGTGATCCTAGCGCGGGTGAGCGCACCCTCACCGGACTAGCTGCCATCGAAGAAGCGGGCGCCGACAAGCTTAGCTATGTGGAAAGCGCAAAGTTTGCGTCTCGCCTCAGTACAACTCAAGCAGGGGCACTGATTTTACCTAACGACCCCACGATGCAGGCGCAAGCTTCTACTCGCAACATTCTCTGGATTAGTGTCAAAGATCCTCGGCTAGTCTTTGCTAGAGCGATTAGCTACTTCTATCAACCCTATCGTCGAAGCGCGGGCATTCATCCTAGCGCCGTTATAGAACCAGGCGTAGAGATGGGTGAAGATGTGGCAGTGGGGCCTTTAGCCGTTGTTCATGAAGGGGTGAAGCTAGGCGATCGCACCTGCATTCATGCTGGCGCTGTTGTTTATCCTGGGGCCATGATCGGCCGCGACACTGTGTTGCATGCCAACTGCGTTGTGCATGAGCGCACACAAATTGGTGATAACTGTGTGATTCATAGCGGCGCAGTCATCGGTTCAGAAGGCTTTGGTTTTGTCCCGACCGCTACGGGTTGGGAGAAGATGCATCAGTCAGGTATCACTGTCATAGAAGCAGGCGTGGAAATTGGCTGTAACTCTACGGTTGATCGCCCTGCTGTAGGCGAGACCCGAATCGGCAGAAATACCAAGATCGACAATATGGTCCATATCGCCCATAGCTGTCAGGTAGGCGAAGCAGTCGCAATGGCAGCCCAGGTAGGGATGGCAGGTGGCACGACCATTGGCAGCCGAGTCATCCTAGCAGGTCAAGTAGGGATTGCGAACAAAGCCAAGCTGGGAGATGGCGCTGTAGCATCCGCTCAATCAGGCATCGTTAGTAACGTTGCGCCTGGCGAGATTGTATCGGGATCGCCGGCTATGCCCCACAAAACATTTCTCAAGTCATCTGCAATTATCAAGCGGCTGCCAAAACTAGTAGACACCGTAAAGCAGATACAGCAGCGGCTTAATGAAACGAATGATTAGCCAAATGAAAACTTATGTATCGCCGTGTAAACTTGTGATTCATAGGGTAGCGTGCTTATAGGTCGGTGCTAGTATATGACACAAGAAAGACAACTAAATTAAGTCCGGATTTGAGGAAGATTTTAACTCTTGAAAAGTAGTACTGTTGACAGCGAGTAAGACCAAGACTTCTTTTTAGATTGAGTTAGAAAGCCACCAAACTCCACCCGCATTAAGTACAAAATAGCTGTGTTGTTCCATAATTAAACCTGGGCGTTGAGCCTTACTTTTTGTAAGCCAAGCCAAATCCAAGTGGATATCCTATTTTAGGAACAGACAAGCACTGTAACCATTTGATTTTCTTTGTCATTGAACTAGATTTGTTGTTGTCAATTTGGAGACGATATTAACGATCGACTATTGATTTGAGTTGAACGTACTAACTAGTTGTATTTAAGGCTGACCCCGCTGGTCGGCCTTTAGTTTTTTAAATTGTCCTTTTCGCTATACCCTTCTCGCTATATGGGTTTGCAACCATGCTTTCATCTTGGCTAGCGCTGGTAGTTGGCAACACCCGTTTGCACTGGGCATATTTTGAAAGAGGATCAATAGCAGCAACCTGGCATACCCATCATCTTTCCAAGCAAGCGGTTGAACGTGTAGATGCTAAGTCATATCTGCAAGCTGCCCGGCTGCTAATTGATAGTTTAGTAAGCGAATCGAAGATACCCTCTCTTCTTCAAGACCTGACGCTGCCGATAGATTTGTGGGTTGGGTCTGTAGTGCCTAGCCAAACGCAACTTTGGCAACAGGTAGTTCCTAATTTAGAGCTTGTATCACGTTCGCGCATTCCTCTAAACGACATCTACCCTACGCTTGGTATCGACAGAGCTATCAACCTACTGGGCGCAAATCACGCTTTCGACTGGCCAATTTTGGTAATTGATAGTGGCAGTGCGCTAACGTTGACTGCTGGTGTAAGTAGCTTAGATCAGAGCAAATCGTATGACGGCTCGGTGTATGGTGGTGCAATCTTGCCTGGCCTAGGACTCCAACTCAAGGCTTTAGGACAGCAGACAGCCGATCTAGGCTCGCTGTTGCCGACGATATCGGCAAAGGTCACTGTTGAGCGTCAACTGCCAGAGCGATGGGCGCGCAATAGTGAAGGTGCGATCGCCAGCGGCATCATCTATAGCCTTACGAGTACCTGTATTGACTACATCCAAGACTGGTGGCGAGCGTTTCCGAGCGGCGTCGTCGTCATTACTGGTGGCGACGGTCCTTTGCTATATCAATACCTAAAGCAAAGAACCCCAGAGATAGCCTCTAGGGTTCTAATCGACGACGATTTAGCGTTTAAGGGTATGCAGGCCTATCGAAGAGAGCTGACAACGTAGCTATAGTCAGATTCGTTTGTTCCAAAAGTAGCGTCGGCATAGGCTTCCGTTTCGTCTAACTCTTGCAGTTCAGCGACTCTATTTGCAGCATTAGGATGAGTGCTTAGAAACTCTGGAGGCGACCCTTGACGAATGAGCTTTTGCATGAAGCTAACCATATCTGACTGGTCGTATCCTGCTCTACCCATCGCGAAGAAACCATGTCTGTCGGCCTCATACTCATCACTACGACTCGCTGGTAGCTGTAAGGCGATTTGTGTCCCGATATTGACTAAGCGATCGCGGTTCACCCCTAGCGCTCCAGTAATACCCTGAGTGATGGCGGCCTGTCGCATCTGCTTTACAGCATGCTTACCGGCAATATGACCAATCTCGTGACCGATAACACTGGCTAGCTCAGCTTCAGTATCAGCCTCAGCCATCAGCCCTGTGGTGACGTAGACATATCCTCCCATCGTTGCAAACGCGTTGACTGCGTTGTCTGAAACAATTTGAAAGGTGTAGGGAATGTTGGGGCGATCGCTCACTTCTGCTAGACGCTGTCCTATGTCGTTGACGTAGGTATTAAGTGATGAATCTTTATGTAGCCTGATTTGTCTTCCATTGATGAGCTGAGCGTTGATACCTGAACCTAAATCAACCTCTTGAGCATCCGAGAGATTTGATAGCTGAAGTACTCTTATCCCACTGAAGAACAAGTCTAGCCAGCCAGCCTGAGAAGGTTGCGCTGTGGCCACATTGAGACCAATAGCCATCATCAGACCCGCTAAGCCGAGTGCTACCCGTCGATAAAGCGTCTTTCCTACAGTTGCTCTACCCTTTCCTACGATTGCTCTACTCAGGTGAGAGGGTGCCAAGTGTAATCGTTCAAACATGGAGAATAGCCGTCGATGAAAATGAACACTTCCAAATGTGAATTTTGTCTAGTATCCTTACCCAATCACCTTAACGACTTCTCTCCTAGGTATGGATGTGTTCTGTGACACTTCAAAAAAAGATGATATCACCTCTGCGTTTGTCCACTTCGGTATGGCAAAGTAAGGATGCTTTATTACCTTTGTCTTGGTGATCATTCCCTAGCGCTGTGCGACGAGGCAGGGTCTCACCACTGTAAAAAGAGTTGCCTGCTGCTCTGTAACGGTGCTAGCCGATGAGCATGTTCTTGGCAATTCTACGAAAGCTACAGCTGAGA
It includes:
- a CDS encoding SDR family NAD(P)-dependent oxidoreductase, translated to MIKTQQRPVAVVTGASSGIGLAIAQHLSKAGYDLALCARRHERLVTLAKSLEANGSKVLIQAVDLRDEAQILSFFTTIDEQFGRLDALINNAGLGHKESLMTGRTDAWREMLEVNVLALCICTREAVQRMKAADSGHIVNISSMSGHRVPAITGIYSATKFAVRSLSETLRRELRAAQSNIRISSVSPGIVETEFAEKYHQSAEKAQETYGQFSVLQAADIAKSVIYILQQPQHVEVNDILIRPSQQSS
- a CDS encoding photosystem II protein Y yields the protein MDIRIALVLSPLLIAAGWAGFNIFRAALGQVQDLLNKNNAV
- the rdgB gene encoding RdgB/HAM1 family non-canonical purine NTP pyrophosphatase; translation: MTTVVVATGNPGKLAELKDYLKELDWTLALKPEEIEVQETGATFIENARLKASEVAIATSSWAIADDSGLCVAALGGAPGVYSSRYGDSDASRINRVLKELGDETDRSAEFVCAIALSKPDGTIVLETQGRCPGSILTAGQGAAGFGYDPIFFVTTRGKTFAQMSDAEKERFSHRGIAFDQLMPALKQLRFEEYESV
- the mscL gene encoding large conductance mechanosensitive channel protein MscL — translated: MANRQTRVRVTSSVNRFANDFKQFLLRGNVVELAVAVVLGAAFNAIVTSLVQDIITPVLLQPALRSAGVDDIALLSAGGVKYGVFLAAVINFIVVGLVLFLVVRTFARFSRTEEAAIEPTPTPTEKLDITIQHLTETLERKL
- a CDS encoding 2TM domain-containing protein encodes the protein MADLYASEEAQQILQIAIAKETESGELTRLQLSEIAAELNIAPETLWSAEKEWLALKSDSAQQLIFNQQRRQNFQHHLIRYGVVNSFLLLLNISVSGGIGFAAFFILTWGIGLALHGLRAYQSSGYRYQKDFKSWQRRQQVKQSVIGIFERFMNT
- the psbA gene encoding photosystem II q(b) protein; protein product: MTTTLQQRQSASLWEQFCQWVTSTENRLYVGWFGVLMIPTLLAATACFVIAFIAAPPVDIDGIREPVAGSLMYGNNIISGAVVPSSNAIGLHFYPIWEAASLDEWLYNGGPYQLVIFHFLIGVFCYMGREWELSYRLGMRPWICVAYSAPVAAATAVFLIYPLGQGSFSDGMPLGISGTFNFMLVFQAEHNILMHPFHMLGVAGVFGGSLFSAMHGSLVTSSLVRETTETESQNYGYKFGQEEETYNIVAAHGYFGRLIFQYASFNNSRSLHFLLGAWPVVGIWFTALGISTMAFNLNGFNFNQSIIDSQGRVIGSWADVLNRANLGMEVMHERNAHNFPLDLAAGEAAPVALTAPSINA
- a CDS encoding allophycocyanin subunit alpha-B is translated as MSVVSQVILNADDELRYPTSGELKGIENFLKTGDQRMRIAQILADNEKKIVEQASGALWKLRPDFIAKGGNAYGQKQRALCLRDYGWYLRLITYSVLAGDKEPIESIGLIGVREMYNALDVPVPGMVEAIRCLKNASLSLMNEEDAAEATPYFDYIIQAMSA
- the rlmD gene encoding 23S rRNA (uracil(1939)-C(5))-methyltransferase RlmD, with the translated sequence MSPTSPFESKPNAQPSAGGKVSAPNPWEAAGEKPKWRQGETLKVTITDLSNSGDGVGRWEDRVVFVPNTAPGDEMLVKLTKAKPTHGFGKPAGIVSPSPKRVRPACIVADKCGGCQWQQVNYEEQLAAKHRLVVDALARIGKLSNVRVDPVLAAEEQLGYRNKATYPLGLSPTKDVKAGYYQKGSHRLVNLNQCPVQDERLDPLLAAVKKDIQAREWKIYDERSHKGHIKHLALRIGRRTGQILVTLVSRSTKLKGIHEQAQQWMERYPEVVGVLVNLNWKKTNAIFGPETFLIAGSSYLEEKFANLTFHIQPATFFQVNTTQAERLLDEIQTELALTGDEVIVDAYCGVGTFTLPLARQVKQCIGLESSTESVVQAQENAALNGIENVGFRIGDVAALLPDLDVKPDILLLDPPRKGCELAVLESIVAIKPKRIVYVSCNPATLARDLRVLSETGGYRVTRVQPADFFPQTAHVECAVFLEA
- the lpxD gene encoding UDP-3-O-(3-hydroxymyristoyl)glucosamine N-acyltransferase, with product MKFSQIVAALGDQVTTSSLDSDPSAGERTLTGLAAIEEAGADKLSYVESAKFASRLSTTQAGALILPNDPTMQAQASTRNILWISVKDPRLVFARAISYFYQPYRRSAGIHPSAVIEPGVEMGEDVAVGPLAVVHEGVKLGDRTCIHAGAVVYPGAMIGRDTVLHANCVVHERTQIGDNCVIHSGAVIGSEGFGFVPTATGWEKMHQSGITVIEAGVEIGCNSTVDRPAVGETRIGRNTKIDNMVHIAHSCQVGEAVAMAAQVGMAGGTTIGSRVILAGQVGIANKAKLGDGAVASAQSGIVSNVAPGEIVSGSPAMPHKTFLKSSAIIKRLPKLVDTVKQIQQRLNETND
- a CDS encoding pantothenate kinase, with product MLSSWLALVVGNTRLHWAYFERGSIAATWHTHHLSKQAVERVDAKSYLQAARLLIDSLVSESKIPSLLQDLTLPIDLWVGSVVPSQTQLWQQVVPNLELVSRSRIPLNDIYPTLGIDRAINLLGANHAFDWPILVIDSGSALTLTAGVSSLDQSKSYDGSVYGGAILPGLGLQLKALGQQTADLGSLLPTISAKVTVERQLPERWARNSEGAIASGIIYSLTSTCIDYIQDWWRAFPSGVVVITGGDGPLLYQYLKQRTPEIASRVLIDDDLAFKGMQAYRRELTT
- a CDS encoding M48 family metallopeptidase is translated as MFERLHLAPSHLSRAIVGKGRATVGKTLYRRVALGLAGLMMAIGLNVATAQPSQAGWLDLFFSGIRVLQLSNLSDAQEVDLGSGINAQLINGRQIRLHKDSSLNTYVNDIGQRLAEVSDRPNIPYTFQIVSDNAVNAFATMGGYVYVTTGLMAEADTEAELASVIGHEIGHIAGKHAVKQMRQAAITQGITGALGVNRDRLVNIGTQIALQLPASRSDEYEADRHGFFAMGRAGYDQSDMVSFMQKLIRQGSPPEFLSTHPNAANRVAELQELDETEAYADATFGTNESDYSYVVSSLR